In Colwellia sp. PAMC 20917, a single genomic region encodes these proteins:
- a CDS encoding GMC family oxidoreductase: MKIVSEIRGISDPYSANKAITKQTVNANQLDTNIISADVIIIGTGAGGGTSAEILAQAGLKVLMIEEGPLKSTRDFKMDERTAYADLYQENAGRATKDGGIGILQGRCVGGTTVINWTSSFRTPSPTLDYWQKTFQVKGCSTSDMVPWFEKMEKRLNVTPWQGGANENNAVLKEGCEQLNIPWKVIPRNVKGCWNLGYCGMGCPTNAKQSMLVTTIPDALEHGATLLYQTRVERLIIENKKITAVECFALDDNKKKTAKKIIAKAPYIILAAGAINGPALMLRSKAPDPNNRIGKRTFLHPTVFSFAQFDKEISPFYGAPQTIYSDHYQWQNGATGPLSYKLEVPPLHPAMSSIMLMGHGTKHVEDMAKLNNTHAMLALLRDGFDADSEGAEITLSDDGSPIVDYPMNDYLFDGVKRAYLSMAEVQFAAGAKRVRPAHQHGQWFESFESFKAGFNELEHKVSNNLIGSAHVMGGLAMGENKALCLVDSDCKYHYLDNLWVFDGSVFPTSIGTNPQLSIYGLVCKQANKLAKKLNES, translated from the coding sequence GTGAAAATAGTCTCTGAAATTCGTGGTATTAGCGATCCGTACTCAGCAAATAAAGCGATCACTAAGCAAACGGTCAATGCTAATCAGCTAGATACCAATATTATTAGCGCCGATGTCATTATTATTGGCACTGGGGCTGGTGGTGGCACAAGTGCTGAAATACTGGCGCAGGCAGGGCTAAAGGTGTTGATGATAGAAGAAGGACCATTAAAGTCGACCCGTGACTTCAAAATGGATGAACGAACTGCCTATGCCGATTTGTATCAAGAAAATGCTGGGCGAGCCACAAAAGATGGTGGCATTGGTATCTTGCAAGGGCGCTGTGTTGGCGGAACTACGGTAATCAACTGGACCTCAAGCTTTAGAACACCGTCACCAACCCTAGATTATTGGCAAAAAACATTTCAGGTAAAAGGCTGTAGCACCAGCGATATGGTCCCTTGGTTTGAAAAAATGGAAAAGCGCTTAAATGTCACGCCATGGCAAGGTGGAGCGAATGAAAATAATGCGGTGCTAAAAGAAGGTTGTGAGCAACTCAATATTCCATGGAAAGTTATTCCGCGCAATGTTAAAGGCTGCTGGAACTTAGGTTACTGCGGTATGGGGTGCCCGACCAACGCAAAACAATCGATGCTAGTTACCACTATCCCAGATGCGCTTGAACATGGTGCCACATTACTTTATCAAACTCGTGTCGAACGGTTAATTATTGAAAATAAAAAAATAACAGCCGTAGAATGTTTTGCGCTCGATGATAATAAGAAAAAGACAGCGAAGAAGATCATCGCCAAAGCACCTTATATTATTTTAGCAGCTGGTGCGATTAACGGCCCAGCACTGATGTTACGCTCTAAAGCGCCAGATCCAAATAATCGTATTGGTAAAAGAACCTTCTTGCATCCAACTGTTTTCTCCTTTGCTCAATTTGATAAAGAAATATCGCCTTTTTATGGTGCGCCACAAACTATTTATAGTGATCATTATCAATGGCAAAATGGTGCTACCGGGCCGTTAAGTTATAAGTTAGAGGTACCGCCATTACACCCGGCTATGTCCTCAATTATGTTAATGGGCCATGGCACTAAACATGTTGAGGATATGGCAAAGCTGAATAATACCCATGCAATGTTAGCCTTGTTACGTGATGGCTTTGACGCTGATAGTGAAGGCGCTGAAATAACGCTTTCTGATGACGGTAGCCCGATTGTTGATTATCCGATGAATGATTATTTATTTGATGGGGTTAAACGCGCTTATTTATCTATGGCTGAAGTGCAGTTTGCTGCTGGTGCTAAAAGAGTTCGCCCCGCACATCAACACGGACAATGGTTTGAAAGCTTTGAGTCTTTTAAAGCCGGTTTTAATGAACTTGAGCATAAAGTCAGTAACAACTTAATTGGTAGCGCTCACGTTATGGGAGGCTTAGCGATGGGTGAAAACAAAGCACTATGCTTAGTTGATAGCGATTGTAAGTACCATTATTTAGATAATTTATGGGTATTTGATGGTTCTGTTTTTCCTACCTCTATTGGTACTAACCCACAACTTTCTATTTATGGCTTAGTTTGTAAACAAGCGAACAAACTTGCTAAAAAATTGAATGAATCATAA
- a CDS encoding OadG family protein has product MEHLNQLFVEAGTLMFAGMVFVFIFLGLMIVFINVVLKRLAIKFPDAVVQTRSTRSNQKTKQNVDGVSPKMVAAITSAVSQYRKQHNQPLSNHKTK; this is encoded by the coding sequence ATGGAACACCTAAATCAATTATTTGTAGAAGCGGGCACGTTAATGTTTGCTGGCATGGTCTTCGTTTTTATCTTTTTGGGATTAATGATTGTTTTTATTAATGTCGTTTTAAAACGCCTCGCCATCAAATTTCCAGATGCCGTTGTCCAAACAAGATCTACCCGCTCAAATCAAAAAACAAAACAAAATGTTGATGGTGTTTCACCTAAAATGGTGGCAGCAATTACTTCTGCTGTATCGCAATACCGAAAACAACATAATCAACCCTTAAGCAACCATAAAACTAAATAG